A stretch of Elgaria multicarinata webbii isolate HBS135686 ecotype San Diego chromosome 5, rElgMul1.1.pri, whole genome shotgun sequence DNA encodes these proteins:
- the RRM1 gene encoding ribonucleoside-diphosphate reductase large subunit, translating into MHVVKRDGRHERVMFDKITSRIQKLCYGLNLDFVDPAQITMKVIQGLYSGVTTVELDTLAAETAATLTTKYPDYAILAARIAVSNLHKETKKVFSDVMEDLYNYVNPHNGKHSPMIAKETLDIVLANKDRLNSAIIYDRDFSYNYFGFKTLERSYLLKINSKVAERPQHMLMRVSVGIHKNDIDAAIETYNLLSEKWFTHASPTLFNAGTNRPQLSSCFLLCMKDDSIEGIYDTLKHCALISKSAGGIGVAVSCIRATGSYIAGTNGNSNGLVPMLRVYNNTARYVDQGGNKRPGAFAIYLEPWHFDIFEFLDLKKNTGKEEQRARDLFYALWIPDLFMKRVETNQDWSLMCPNECPGLDAVWGEEFEKLYESYEKQGHVRKVVKAQQLWYAIIESQTETGTPYMLYKDSCNRKSNQQNLGTIKCSNLCTEIVEYTSEDEVAVCNLASIALNMYVTPEHTYDFKKLADVTRVIVRNLNKIIDINYYPVPEAELSNRRHRPIGIGVQGLADAFILMRYPFESPEAQLLNQQIFETIYYGALEASCELAQDQGPYETYEGCPVSKGVLQYDMWNVTPTDLWDWKALKEKIAKHGVRNSLLLAPMPTASTAQILGNNESIEPYTSNIYTRRVLSGEFQIVNPHLLKDLTERGLWNEEMKNQIIGFNGSIQNIPEIPDDLKQLYKTVWEISQKTILKMAADRGAFIDQSQSLNIHIAEPNYGKLTSMHFYGWKQGLKTGMYYLRTKPAANPIQFTLNKEKLKEKSSKEEEEKERNKAAMVCSLENRDECLMCGS; encoded by the exons GCTCAGATCACTATGAAAGTCATCCAGGGACTTTACAGCGGAGTCACTACTGTTGAACTGGATACTTTGGCTGCTGAGACAGCGGCGACCCTGACAACCAAGTACCCTGACTACGCCATCCTGGCAGCGAGAATAGCTGTCTCCAACCTGCACAAGGAAACCAAGAAAGTATTCAGTG ATGTGATGGAAGATCTGTACAACTATGTCAACCCCCACAATGGCAAACATTCTCCAATGATCGCTAAGGAAACCCTGGACATCGTATTGGCCAACAAAGAT CGACTGAACTCTGCTATAATTTATGATCGGGATTTCTCCTATAATTACTTTGGCTTTAAG ACTCTTGAGCGCTCGTATCTGTTGAAAATCAACTCAAAAG TGGCTGAGCGCCCCCAGCACATGCTGATGAGAGTATCGGTGGGAATCCACAAGAACGACATTGATGCTGCAATTGAAACCTACAACCTCCTCTCTGAGAAGTGGTTCACCCACGCATCCCCTACTCTCTTCAACGCTGGTACCAACCGCCCTCAGCTCTCCAG CTGCTTTCTGCTGTGCATGAAGGACGACAGCATTGAAGGGATCTATGACACGCTGAAGCACTGTGCGCTCATCTCCAAGTCTGCCGGGGGAATCGGGGTTGCAGTCAGCTGCATTCGCGCCACCGGCAGCTACATTGCTGGG ACAAATGGGAACTCAAACGGGCTTGTCCCAATGCTGAGGGTTTACAACAACACAGCTCGCTATGTGGACCAAGGTGGTAACAAG AGACCTGGAGCCTTTGCCATCTACCTGGAGCCCTGGCATTTTGACATCTTTGAATTCCTTGACTTGAAGAAGAACACTGGGAAGGAAGAGCAGCGCGCCCGCGACCTCTTCTACGCCCTCTGGATCCCGGACCTCTTCATGAAGCGCGTGGAGACCAACCAG GACTGGTCTTTGATGTGTCCGAATGAATGCCCGGGCCTAGATGCTGTCTGGGGagaggaatttgagaaactgtatGAGAG CTATGAGAAGCAGGGACACGTGCGCAAAGTGGTGAAGGCCCAGCAGCTGTGGTACGCCATCATAGAGTCCCAGACGGAGACGGGAACTCCTTACATGCTCTATAAGGATTCCTGCAACAGGAAGAGCAACCAGCAGAACCTGGGGACCATCAAGTGCAGCAACCTGTGCACAGAAATTGTGGAGTACACCAGCGAGGACGAG GTGGCGGTTTGTAACTTGGCCTCCATAGCCCTGAATATGTACGTCACTCCGGAGCACACGTACGACTTCAAGAAGCTGGCGGACGTTACCAGGGTCATTGTCCGGAATCTGAACAAGATCATCGACATCAATTACTATCCTGTGCCAGAG GCGGAGCTCTCAAACAGGCGCCATCGTCCCATTGGCATCGGCGTGCAGGGCCTGGCCGACGCTTTCATCCTAATGCGGTACCCGTTTGAGAGCCCAGAGGCCCAGCTGCTAAACCAACAGATCTTTGAGACCATCTACTACGGTGCCCTAGAAGCCAGCTGTGAGCTTGCCCAAGACCAAGGGCCGTACGAAACCTACGAGGGCTGCCCAGTCAGCAAAGGC GTCCTTCAGTATGACATGTGGAACGTGACTCCTACTGACCTTTGGGACTGGAAGGCTCTAAAGGAGAAGATTGCAAA GCATGGGGTTAGAAACAGCCTCCTCCTCGCGCCAATGCCGACAGCATCTACCGCTCAGATCTTGGGTAACAATGAGTCCATTGAGCCGTACACCAGCAACATCTACACGCGCAGAGTTCTCTCTGGAGAGTTCCAG ATAGTGAATCCCCACTTGCTGAAAGACCTGACGGAGAGGGGCCTCTGGAATGAGGAGATGAAGAATCAGATCATTGGCTTCAATGGCTCTATCCAG AATATCCCTGAGATTCCAGATGACTTGAAGCAGCTCTACAAGACGGTGTGGGAGATCTCCCAGAAAACGATTCTCAAGATGGCAGCGGACCGAGGGGCTTTCATCGACCAGAGCCAGTCCCTGAACATCCACATTGCGGAGCCCAACTATGGGAAGCTGACCAGCATGCACTTCTACGGATGGAAGCAG GGCCTGAAGACTGGCATGTACTACCTGAGGACAAAGCCGGCGGCGAATCCTATCCAGTTTACCCTGAACAAGGAGAAGCTGAAAGAGAAGAgctccaaggaggaggaggagaaggagaggaacaaggcagccatgGTGTGCTCCTTGGAGAACCGGGACGAGTGCCTCATGTGTGGATCCTAA